TCTTTAATCATGTGGGCGACACCAATAACCTGTACCCCGTTTGGAACGCCGCGCCGCTGATCGCCCTCGACATGTACGAGCATGCCTATTATCTGGACTTCAAGCAAGACCGCCAGACGTACATCAAGGTATTCTTGGAAAATCTGGATTGGAAGGTTGTCGAAGAGCGCTTTGCCGCTGCTACCCGCTAGAGAAGGCAGCGGGCAAAGACCAGGCCGGGGCAGATACGTATCGCCAAAGCTGCTGCCCCGGCTCTTTTACCGACGCCAGGCAAAGCCAGTGGTCAAGCCTGGCTGATGAGATGAGTAGGCGCCATGATCCAGAAATGGAGCAAACGCCATGACCAGAACCGTTCTGAATCATCGGAGGAGCGCCGAGCAGTATATGCCTGCGGAATCAGGGATAATAGTTTGCTATGCGTCTCTCCAGACACCGATTGGTCTGCTGCAACTTTTCAGCGCCGGACATGGCCTGGTGAAGCTCGCGCTGCCCAACGAGCCGCGCAGCGTAGCCGAGGCATACCTCCGGCGTTTGTTGGGGCCGATAACAATTCTTGAGGACGAAACGGCGCATGAGACGGCGCTGGCGCAGCTTACCGCCTATTTTGCTGGCGCTTGTCGGTCCTTCAGCGTCCCACTTGATCCACGCGGGACATCCTTTCAACGCCTGGTCTGGGACACGGTTGCCGCTGTACCCTACGGCGCTACCCGTTCCTATGGAGAGATTGCCCACTCCATCGGACGACCCGCGTCAGCGCGAGCAGTCGGGGCAGCCAATGGCGCCAATCCCCTGCCCGTAATTATCCCCTGCCATCGTCTGATCGGCGCGAATGGGAGCCTGACGGGCTATGGGGGCGGAATCGAGATCAAGCGTTGGCTGCTGGCGCTGGAGCAGGGCAGCGGCTGCTCATAGATACGCTGACAAAGGAGTGCGCAGCTGATGAAACAGCGCACTCCTTGTTCTCCTCAAGTGCTTCAGGCAAGTCGCTAGCAGGTTTTGTCTGTAGAGCGCAGATTCGACTTATCTGCGCGTCTCTTCCTTCTCATCACCTGGCTGGTTGGATGTTCTGATTCACATGGAACAGATTGCGCGGGTCATATTTCGCTTTGATCTGCGCTAGCCTGGCATAGTTGTCGCGATACGCCGCCTTCACCTGATCGCCGCCCTCATCCATCATCATATTGATATAGGCTCCACCAGCCGAATAAGGATGCAGAGCCATCCAATAGTCCCTGGCCCATTGGATCATGCGCGGGTTGTTGGCCGGGTCAGGGTCTACTCCAACAATCACCTCCGCAAAATTAGCATCACGGAAGCTGAAGGCAGTCTCACTCGCGCCGGTTCGATGTGCTGCTCCGTTGATTGGATAGATATGTGCGGTCGAGTGCATCGTCGGCAGTTGCGGAGCATACTTCACATGCAGATCGATGGCCTTGTCATTCAGATCCTTGAAGAAATCGGCCTTCCAGTACCACTGCAAGCCAGGGGGATACAAAGCGTCAAAGAGACTTTGGAGGACCGGCCAGGGGTGCGGTCCGACGAAATCTACTACTGGTGGCACATGCGTGCGAATTGGTTTGAAGCGCTCCTCGGCCTGCTCCAGCGGTCCACTGTCGCACCAGACGATGGCGCACATCTTCTGGAGGTGAAACTGCTCTGGAAAGGGCGGCGCGGGTGGCACGGTGATAAATGCAAACCAGCCGTTGATCTCGTCGGGAGCGTCCAGGATAAAGGAACGCCAGACCTTCATGACCTCTGCCGCCTGCTCTAACGGCCAGAGCATCGGCCCGCTATAGACTATGCTGATCGGATGGAGTTGGAACAAGAAGGATGTGACCACACCGAAATTGCCACCACCGCCGCGCACCGCCCAGAACAGGTCGTCATGCTCTTTGGCGTTGGCAGTGACGAAGCTGCCATCAGCCAGCACCACATCTACACTCAGCAGATTGTCAATGGTCAAGCCAAAAGTTCGCGCAAGGTAGCCAATGCCTCCACCCAATGTCAGCCCACCAACGCCGGTCGTCGAAATGAAGCCGCTTGGCGTCGCTAGCCCGAAGGGATGTGTAGCGTGATCTACCTCGCCCCAGGTGCAGCCCCCTGCAACGCGTGCAGTGCGCGCAACGGGATCAACGTGAACCCCTTTCATGCCCGACAGATCGATCACCAGGCCATCATCACAGACGCCCAGGCCAGGGCCGTTGTGTCCGCCGCCGCGCACTGCCAGCGTCAGCTTCTGCTCGCGCGCGAAGTTGACAGCAGCAATCACATCGGCGACATCTACGCAGCAGGCAATGAGCGCAGGATGTTTGTCGATCATCGCGTTGTAGACCCGACGAGCCTGCTCATAGTTGGCATCGCCGGGGCGCAGCAATGAGCCACGCAAGCGTGATGCAAGCCCCTGAACTGCTGATTCTTCCAAAGTGACGGTAGGGTTTTGGTCTTTTATCATTCCTTTCTCCTTGTCCATGCTGTCTGAGGAAAATACCCTTTCGCCGGGTATCAGATGAGAGATGGGAAACTGCCGACCTCACTCGCATCTTTCGATCCTACAGCCAGGATAGCAGGGACAGCGTTAGCAAAGCGTTTGGTGAAGAAAAAGAAGGAGGGATGTTTAACTGGTTTTAGCCTGGGGCGCGTTAGCAAAGCGTTAATTCAGCAGAATACGAATGCACAGGGGCTACAAACGCGCAAGAACGTTCCTGGCCGCTTGCAGATCGGGTGTATCCAACCCTTCTGTGAAGCAGTCATACACGTCACTGAGCCGACGTTTCGCCTCATCTGCTCGATCCTGGGCCGCCCATACCTGTGCCAGACTCATGGTTGCACGCAGCTCCAACGATTTGGCTCGCTGTGATTGTGCGATCTCGATGGCGCGCAGCAGGGCTGCTTCGACATCTTCCGCTTCTGCGCCCTGCGCGAGGAGCAACTCGCCACGCAGACGATGCGCCTCTGCATTCCACCAGCGCTCGTTGTGGCTGCGCGCTTCGGCCAACGCCTCAGCGATGACGGCCAGCCCCTCCTCTACACGCCCGGCTTTCGCACACACCTGCGCAAGCAGGCAGAGGTAATATGGCAGGCGCAAGCGGGCGCTTGAGCCTGTGAATTCGATAATAGATGCCCGCAGGCGTCCAATACGTTGCTCATCGGGTTGTTCCAGCGCCAGCGCGTAGCTGACCAGGATAGCAGCCCAGGCGCGATAATAGGGCGCCTGATACATGCTGGTAAGTGCCAGCGCCTCCTCGGCGCTCTCTCTGGCGGTGGCCTCATCAGCGCGCAATTGCTGGAGCAACGCCAGATAGGCTGACACGAGCGCGTGATTGAAAGGCTGCCCCAGGTGCTGCACCAGCCTGATCGCCTCAAGCCCACGATCAAGAGCCTGCTGCGGGTAACCCAGGCACCAAAGCGCGTGAGATTGCCACGCCCTCGCGTGCGCTGCGTAGTTCACCCCCTGCGACTCCTGGAGATGGAGAAGTTGATCCGGATCAGGCGCTGCGATGATCTGCGTAAATCGCTCGTTTGCGTCAGTGATCCTTCCCAGATGCAGCAGCGCACCAGCTAGCATCATTCCAGAAAACAGCGGCGGCGCCATACCGGGGGCGTGCTCATAGAGTGTTTGCAACTCCTCAGAGACACTCTGTGCTTTTTCGAGCCTGGCCTGTACGACATATAACGATTGCAAGCCATAGAGCGCCTCAGCCCGCTGGGCATTGTCACCAACGGTATCGCACAGTGCCAGGTTGCGATCAAGGACG
The DNA window shown above is from Ktedonobacterales bacterium and carries:
- a CDS encoding methylated-DNA--[protein]-cysteine S-methyltransferase; translation: MTRTVLNHRRSAEQYMPAESGIIVCYASLQTPIGLLQLFSAGHGLVKLALPNEPRSVAEAYLRRLLGPITILEDETAHETALAQLTAYFAGACRSFSVPLDPRGTSFQRLVWDTVAAVPYGATRSYGEIAHSIGRPASARAVGAANGANPLPVIIPCHRLIGANGSLTGYGGGIEIKRWLLALEQGSGCS
- a CDS encoding FAD-binding oxidoreductase, with the protein product MIKDQNPTVTLEESAVQGLASRLRGSLLRPGDANYEQARRVYNAMIDKHPALIACCVDVADVIAAVNFAREQKLTLAVRGGGHNGPGLGVCDDGLVIDLSGMKGVHVDPVARTARVAGGCTWGEVDHATHPFGLATPSGFISTTGVGGLTLGGGIGYLARTFGLTIDNLLSVDVVLADGSFVTANAKEHDDLFWAVRGGGGNFGVVTSFLFQLHPISIVYSGPMLWPLEQAAEVMKVWRSFILDAPDEINGWFAFITVPPAPPFPEQFHLQKMCAIVWCDSGPLEQAEERFKPIRTHVPPVVDFVGPHPWPVLQSLFDALYPPGLQWYWKADFFKDLNDKAIDLHVKYAPQLPTMHSTAHIYPINGAAHRTGASETAFSFRDANFAEVIVGVDPDPANNPRMIQWARDYWMALHPYSAGGAYINMMMDEGGDQVKAAYRDNYARLAQIKAKYDPRNLFHVNQNIQPAR